The genome window CCACAAGAGTCTTCAAAAACTCGTGATATTACCGGTGGTCTTCCTCGCGTTGCTGACTTATTTGAAGCTCGTAAGCCAAAAGAGCCTGCTATTCTTGCAGAGAAAACAGGTATCATTGGTTTCGGTAAAGAAACAAAAGGTAAGCGTCGTCTATTAATCACTCAACCAAGTGGTGAAGTATACGAAGAGATGATCCCTAAATGGCGTCAACTTAACGTGTTTGAAGGTGAATCTGTACTTAAAGGTGAAGTTATCGCCGATGGTCCTGAATCACCACACGATATATTACGTTTACGTGGTATTGACCATGTTGCTAACTACATCGTGAACGAAGTACAAGACGTATACCGTTTACAAGGTGTAAAAATCAACGATAAGCACATCGAAGTAATTGTTCGTCAGATGATCCGCAAATGTGAGATCATGACAGCTGGTGACAGTACGTTCTTACCAGGTGAGCAAGTTGAAGTAGCACGCGTTAAAATTGCTAACCGTGAATTGGAAGCGCAAGGTAAAGCTCCAGCTGAGTTCCAAACTCTAATGCTTGGTATTACTAAAGCGTCGCTTGCAACAGAATCATTTATTTCTGCTGCATCGTTCCAAGAAACAACTCGTGTACTTACTGAAGCTGCTGTTGCAGGCAAGAAAGATGACTTACGTGGCTTGAAAGAGAACGTAATCGTTGGACGTCTAATTCCTGCCGGTACTGGTTATGCGTATCATCAAAATCGCATGAACAAAGCCAACATACCTGTTGAAGAAGAAGTAACAGTTTCTGCTGAAGATGCTGAACAAGCACTAACAGATGCATTAAATGCAGACTTGTTAGGCGGTTTTGCACCAAGCGGTGACGAATAAAGCATAATCATCAGGTAAAAGGTCTGCAGTGATCTTTTACCGTTGATCACAAACTGTACAAAAAAGATCAAGGATCTTCCTTGTATAACTTGACAGTTCGGTGCTTGACCTATAAAATTCCGCGACCCTATAAGTAGGGTCGCGGATTTTCACGTTTAAGAGCGTGCTAAAATTACAGAAATAAACTGTAACTAAGCACATGTTTAACTAATTTGGAGCCCATTAATGGCAACTATTAACCAATTAGTACGTAAACCACGTGTAAGACAAGTAACTAAAAGTAACGTTCCTGCGTTACAAGCTTGTCCACAACGTCGTGGCGTATGTACTCGTGTGTATACAACTACACCAAAAAAACCTAACTCAGCACTACGTAAAGTAGCTCGTGTTCGTTTAACTAACGGCTTCGAAGTTACTTCTTACATCGGTGGTGAAGGTCACAACTTACAAGAGCATAGCGTAATTTTAATTCGCGGTGGTCGTGTAAAAGATTTACCAGGTGTGCGTTACCACACCGTTCGTGGCGCACTAGATTGTTCTGGTGTAAACGATAGAAGACAAGGCCGTTCTAAGTACGGTGCTAAGCGCCCTAAATCTTAACGGAACTCCGTCAAGTAAGGCCAAACAACCTAATTTAACTTTTGTTTTGGGAAATTCCTGAAATTACAATCGGAGTACATAAAATGCCAAGAAGACGTGTCGTAGGACAAAGAAAAATCTTGCCAGATCCGAAGTTCAAAAACGAACTTTTAGCAAAATTCATCAACATCCTTATGGTTGATGGTAAAAAATCGACAGCAGAAAAAATCGTTTATGGTGCACTAGACATCTTAACTGAGAAAAATACTGATAAAGAACACTTAGAGTTGTTCGAGATCGCTTTAGAAAACATCCGCCCTTCAGTGGAAGTTAAATCTCGTCGCGTAGGTGGTTCAACTTATCAAGTACCAGTTGAAGTTCGTCCAGTACGTCGTAACGCTCTAGCCATGCGCTGGTTAGTTGACGCTGCTCGTAAACGTGGTGAAAAATCAATGGCTCAACGCCTAGCTAACGAAATGTTAGATGCTTCTGATAACAAAGGTTCAGCTGTGAAGAAACGTGAAGACGTTCACAGAATGGCTGAAGCTAACAAAGCATTCGCTCATTACCGTTGGTAAAATAATATGGCTGGCCAAGCAATTGGCCAGCCTTTTTCTGTTATCTAAGCTCAAGCTTAGAACAAGGATTAAGTAAAGTGGCTCGTACGACTCCTATTGAGCTATACCGTAACATCGGTATCTGTGCTCACGTAGATGCTGGTAAAACCACAACTACTGAACGTGTACTCTTTTATACTGGCCTATCTCATAGGATCGGTGAAGTACATGACGGTGCTGCAACCATGGACTGGATGGAACAAGAGCAGGAACGTGGTATCACTATCACATCCGCTGCGACTACCTGTTTCTGGAAAGGCATGGAAGGTCAATTCAAAGACCACCGTATCAATATCATCGACACTCCCGGCCATGTAGACTTTACTATTGAAGTAGAACGCTCTTTGCGTGTACTTGATGGTGCCGTACTAGTACTTTGCGCTTCATCTGGTGTTCAGCCACAAACTGAAACCGTATGGCGTCAAATGGAAAAATACGAAGTACCACGCCTGGTATTTGTTAATAAAATGGACCGTACCGGTGCAAATTTCCTAAGTGTTGTTGAACAAATGAAGGATCGCCTTGGTGCGAATCCTGTACCAATGCAGCTAGCTATTGGTAGTGAAGAAGAATTTACCGGTGTTGTTGATCTTATCAAGATGAAAGCAATTAACTGGAATGAAGCTGATCACGGCATGACTTTCTCATACGAAGACATCCCAAGTGATATGCAAGATTTAGCAGAAGAGTGGCGCGAGCACTTAGTTGAATCAGCAGCAGAAGCTTCTGAAGAATTGATGGATAAATACCTGGAAGACGGTGAGTTATCTGAAGCAGAGATCAAAGCAGGTCTTAGAACTCGCAGCCTAAATAATGAAATCATCCTTGTGACTTGTGGCTCTGCTTTCAAGAACAAAGGTGTACAAGCGGTACTTGACGCCGTTGTTGAATATTTACCATCGCCTACTGAAGTTAAAGCGATAACCGGTATTAATAATGACAAAGACGAAACCGAAGGTACTCGTGAAGCTGACGACAGCGCGCCATTTGCGGCTCTGGCGTTTAAAATTGCAACGGACCCATTCGTAGGGACGCTAACTTTTATCCGCGTATATTCGGGTGTGGTTAACTCTGGCGATGCGGTTTATAACGCAGTTAAAGCGAAGAAAGAGCGAATTGGCCGTATTGTGCAAATGCATGCCAATGATCGTGCTGAAATCAAAGAAGTTCGCGCTGGTGACATCGCGGCCTTAATTGGTATGAAAGAAGTAACAACAGGTGATACTTTATGTGATCCAAACAAAGTAATTACTTTAGAGCGTATGGAATTTCCAGAGCCAGTTATTTCTATTGCAGTTGAACCAAGAACAAAAGCT of Thalassotalea fonticola contains these proteins:
- the rpsL gene encoding 30S ribosomal protein S12; amino-acid sequence: MATINQLVRKPRVRQVTKSNVPALQACPQRRGVCTRVYTTTPKKPNSALRKVARVRLTNGFEVTSYIGGEGHNLQEHSVILIRGGRVKDLPGVRYHTVRGALDCSGVNDRRQGRSKYGAKRPKS
- the rpsG gene encoding 30S ribosomal protein S7, yielding MPRRRVVGQRKILPDPKFKNELLAKFINILMVDGKKSTAEKIVYGALDILTEKNTDKEHLELFEIALENIRPSVEVKSRRVGGSTYQVPVEVRPVRRNALAMRWLVDAARKRGEKSMAQRLANEMLDASDNKGSAVKKREDVHRMAEANKAFAHYRW
- the fusA gene encoding elongation factor G: MARTTPIELYRNIGICAHVDAGKTTTTERVLFYTGLSHRIGEVHDGAATMDWMEQEQERGITITSAATTCFWKGMEGQFKDHRINIIDTPGHVDFTIEVERSLRVLDGAVLVLCASSGVQPQTETVWRQMEKYEVPRLVFVNKMDRTGANFLSVVEQMKDRLGANPVPMQLAIGSEEEFTGVVDLIKMKAINWNEADHGMTFSYEDIPSDMQDLAEEWREHLVESAAEASEELMDKYLEDGELSEAEIKAGLRTRSLNNEIILVTCGSAFKNKGVQAVLDAVVEYLPSPTEVKAITGINNDKDETEGTREADDSAPFAALAFKIATDPFVGTLTFIRVYSGVVNSGDAVYNAVKAKKERIGRIVQMHANDRAEIKEVRAGDIAALIGMKEVTTGDTLCDPNKVITLERMEFPEPVISIAVEPRTKADQEKMGVALGKLAAEDPSFRVETDDETGQTIISGMGELHLDIIVDRMKREFKVDCNVGKPQVSYRETIRKTVEVEGKFVRQSGGRGQFGHVWLKIEPLAEGEGFQFESEIVGGAVPKEYWCAVEKGCEEQMQNGVLAGFPLLDIKATLFDGSFHDVDSNEMAFKVAASIGFRQGVLDAKPALLEPMMNVEVTTPEENMGDVVGDLNRRRGMIEGMDEGPAGSKIVTALVPLSEMFGYATDLRSATQGRASYSMEFKQYNEAPKNVTESICQPSGY